One genomic segment of Paenibacillus xylanexedens includes these proteins:
- a CDS encoding ABC transporter ATP-binding protein, which yields MGADRQTSVQEQRTTAPSKRRTAYATWKAFRWLMSYVSRHKGWMIVGILSAIAAAVIEIWTGRLVEQLTTQAENGAGPIVLQIVYTVFVVILIGVPAKFFMSFGVERSSASAVRDIRNHVMRHIGKLPVPYLEKQHSGDVLSRINNDLQLIQQFMIRDLAQWFYHPLLFIGCFAYLMYLQWELMLYSLLLFPLALLVSQWIGKQLEQLTEEAQANMGRMNVNLQDTLGGMPIVKSYLLSGMLSRSYQVLLQLTAQKKLAVKKREAWVNPLLSTLMISPIIFAVSYGSYLIYNGQLGAGELIAFLYLLNLCLEPLEHIPELITRTFEMTGALRRVSEIVEQPTETENGRLLPKASAAPIQFQNVTFGYEENSPILRNVSFSVPEGKTIALVGASGGGKSTVFKLVCDFYPLPEDQGEIRVFGSLIHGADPEQLRSHFSVVTQDSYLFSGTIAENIGYGREEASMDEIIEAAKAAQAHSFIMQLEDGYQTYVGERGGFLSGGQRQRIAMARAFLKDAPVLLLDEPTSALDPESESAVQEALGVLMKQRTTMVIAHRLSTVQNADEIWVMEQGSIIEKGTHEQLLERKGLYAQSYYQEFTESAERREVSYT from the coding sequence ATGGGAGCTGACCGGCAGACGTCTGTTCAAGAACAACGCACAACGGCGCCTTCCAAGCGCCGAACCGCTTATGCCACCTGGAAAGCGTTCCGCTGGCTGATGTCCTATGTAAGCCGTCACAAAGGCTGGATGATCGTCGGTATCCTGTCCGCAATTGCCGCCGCTGTTATTGAGATATGGACGGGACGTTTGGTCGAGCAGCTGACCACACAGGCCGAGAATGGGGCGGGGCCTATCGTTCTGCAGATCGTGTACACGGTCTTTGTGGTCATCTTGATCGGTGTGCCGGCGAAGTTTTTCATGAGCTTTGGTGTGGAGCGAAGTAGTGCCTCTGCGGTGCGGGATATCCGCAACCATGTCATGCGTCATATCGGCAAACTTCCGGTCCCCTATTTGGAAAAGCAACACTCCGGCGACGTATTGTCGCGGATCAACAACGATCTGCAGCTCATCCAGCAATTTATGATTCGGGACCTCGCCCAGTGGTTTTATCATCCGCTATTATTTATCGGCTGTTTCGCTTATTTGATGTATCTCCAATGGGAGCTGATGCTGTACAGCCTGCTGTTATTTCCCTTAGCACTGCTGGTTTCCCAATGGATCGGCAAGCAGTTGGAACAGTTGACGGAGGAAGCCCAGGCGAACATGGGCCGAATGAACGTCAACCTCCAGGATACGCTTGGGGGGATGCCTATTGTAAAAAGCTACCTGCTATCCGGTATGTTATCTCGCTCCTACCAAGTACTGCTGCAATTGACGGCTCAAAAAAAGCTGGCCGTGAAAAAGCGGGAAGCCTGGGTCAACCCGCTGCTTTCTACGCTGATGATTAGCCCGATCATTTTCGCCGTCAGTTACGGAAGCTATTTGATCTACAACGGGCAGCTAGGCGCGGGAGAACTGATCGCCTTCCTGTACTTGCTTAATCTGTGTCTGGAGCCGCTGGAGCATATTCCCGAGCTCATCACGCGCACGTTCGAAATGACCGGTGCCCTGAGAAGGGTCTCCGAAATCGTCGAGCAGCCGACCGAAACGGAAAATGGACGTTTGCTTCCAAAAGCGAGCGCCGCCCCCATCCAGTTTCAGAACGTAACCTTCGGGTATGAAGAGAATTCCCCGATTCTGCGGAATGTTAGCTTCTCGGTGCCAGAAGGCAAGACGATTGCACTTGTCGGAGCGAGTGGTGGAGGGAAGAGTACGGTGTTTAAGCTGGTATGCGACTTTTATCCACTTCCGGAGGATCAGGGCGAGATCCGCGTGTTCGGAAGCCTGATCCACGGTGCAGATCCGGAGCAGCTTCGGTCACATTTTTCCGTGGTAACCCAAGATTCATATTTGTTTAGCGGTACGATCGCCGAAAATATCGGCTATGGGCGGGAAGAAGCGTCGATGGACGAGATTATCGAAGCCGCCAAAGCCGCTCAGGCTCATTCTTTCATTATGCAGCTTGAGGATGGTTACCAGACGTATGTCGGAGAGCGCGGCGGGTTTTTGTCCGGTGGGCAACGCCAGCGCATTGCAATGGCTCGGGCGTTTCTGAAGGATGCTCCCGTTCTGCTGTTGGACGAGCCCACATCGGCACTTGATCCGGAGTCGGAAAGCGCGGTTCAGGAAGCGTTGGGCGTATTGATGAAGCAGAGAACGACCATGGTTATTGCCCACCGGCTCTCTACGGTACAAAACGCCGATGAAATTTGGGTTATGGAACAAGGAAGTATTATCGAAAAGGGCACTCATGAACAATTGCTCGAGAGGAAGGGACTGTACGCCCAGTCGTATTACCAGGAGTTTACCGAGTCTGCCGAACGCAGGGAGGTGTCGTACACATGA
- a CDS encoding ABC transporter ATP-binding protein, with translation MKKGGRLSQVKELGYLLTFMNRKRKTQYAIGLAVTALTQTLFLIAFSLVVHNLVDFAVSRDTSLMVEAFVILGAALFLENIISPWFIYLYQRSVELTVLNIRKRLYDKLCRVRPRFLEQNHHGDLLSRVNNDVTTVEFTFSQVYFVLLLQVVFCIGSIVSMAVIDWRFAGVSFVILLLSSLVSLKFARDIRALSEQGLRTLGKMTEKFKDFMGGIQIVKLFRIRTIYGQYEALNEQMTQTLRQTAKKNGMQAAVNHFISYVTFCGIIVIGSLLYANGLMGMGSVAALAVLQVNLTHALLNLGMVLSMTQNSLAGAHRIQEVLSEEEEPERLGSSRSELVSEAAVEFRDVEFSYQADKKVLVDMSMQVFPGQVAAIVGASGSGKSTLIKLLLGFYPVDSGDILLQGKPFGHYTLEEIRRQIAYVPQEPFLFTGTIEENIRYGNPDATDEEVVEAAKAAYAHHFIQELPEQYKTPVGERGASLSGGQRQRIAIARAILKNAPILLLDEATSALDNESQHWVQQALNVLMKGRTTILIAHRLSTVEHADLITVMNQGTVVERGRHQDLLALGGYYARLYG, from the coding sequence ATGAAAAAGGGCGGAAGGCTATCACAAGTGAAAGAACTCGGCTACTTGCTGACGTTTATGAACCGCAAGCGCAAAACCCAGTACGCGATTGGCCTTGCTGTAACGGCGCTCACCCAGACATTGTTTCTGATCGCCTTCAGCTTGGTCGTACATAACTTGGTTGATTTCGCCGTGTCCCGAGATACGTCCCTGATGGTAGAAGCTTTTGTTATTTTGGGCGCGGCCCTGTTCCTGGAAAATATAATTTCTCCCTGGTTCATTTACTTATACCAGCGCAGTGTCGAGCTGACTGTGCTGAATATCCGCAAACGTCTTTATGACAAGCTGTGCCGGGTGCGGCCGAGATTCCTGGAGCAGAACCACCATGGGGACTTGCTGTCGCGAGTGAACAACGATGTAACGACCGTTGAGTTTACATTCTCGCAGGTTTACTTCGTTTTGCTGCTTCAAGTTGTCTTCTGCATCGGCTCCATTGTCTCTATGGCGGTGATCGATTGGCGGTTTGCCGGCGTATCCTTCGTCATTCTGCTGCTGTCCTCTCTGGTCAGCCTGAAATTTGCACGGGATATCCGCGCTTTGTCCGAACAAGGCTTGCGTACGCTCGGTAAAATGACCGAAAAATTCAAAGATTTTATGGGCGGCATTCAAATTGTGAAGTTGTTCCGCATCCGCACGATTTACGGCCAGTACGAGGCGTTGAACGAGCAAATGACGCAAACGCTTCGGCAAACGGCGAAGAAGAACGGTATGCAGGCTGCGGTGAACCATTTTATCAGCTACGTCACGTTCTGCGGCATCATCGTCATCGGCAGTCTTCTATATGCCAACGGATTGATGGGAATGGGAAGTGTCGCCGCTCTGGCAGTTTTGCAAGTGAATCTGACGCACGCCTTGTTGAACTTGGGGATGGTTCTGTCGATGACCCAAAATTCGCTCGCGGGCGCTCACCGGATTCAAGAGGTACTAAGTGAGGAAGAGGAACCGGAGCGTCTGGGATCTTCTCGTAGCGAGCTTGTATCGGAGGCTGCGGTGGAGTTTCGCGATGTGGAATTTTCCTATCAGGCGGATAAAAAGGTACTTGTCGACATGTCCATGCAGGTGTTTCCTGGTCAGGTCGCTGCGATCGTGGGAGCCAGTGGCAGCGGCAAAAGTACGCTGATCAAGCTGCTGCTCGGTTTTTATCCTGTGGACAGCGGAGATATCCTGCTCCAGGGCAAACCTTTCGGCCATTACACGCTGGAAGAAATCCGCAGGCAGATTGCATACGTTCCGCAGGAGCCGTTTTTGTTTACCGGCACGATTGAGGAAAATATCCGCTATGGCAATCCGGATGCAACGGATGAAGAAGTGGTTGAAGCGGCCAAAGCGGCGTACGCTCACCATTTTATTCAGGAACTTCCTGAACAGTATAAAACGCCGGTGGGAGAGAGAGGAGCGTCGTTGTCAGGCGGACAAAGGCAGCGAATTGCGATCGCCCGGGCGATTCTCAAAAACGCCCCGATTCTGCTGCTGGACGAAGCGACTTCTGCATTGGATAACGAATCCCAGCATTGGGTACAGCAAGCTCTGAACGTATTGATGAAGGGGCGCACCACCATTCTGATTGCGCATCGTCTCAGCACGGTGGAACATGCAGATTTGATTACGGTCATGAATCAAGGAACGGTCGTCGAACGGGGCCGCCATCAGGACCTGCTGGCGCTCGGAGGTTATTACGCTCGGCTGTACGGATAG
- a CDS encoding non-ribosomal peptide synthetase, whose protein sequence is MKSLFEKEERYWSGKFDADDSLSFLPYSQSSKLFEGGESAAEPDLLHRTLPSELSERIIGLASGSDLALYMIVLAGVKSLLFKYTGRDQVLVGMPSYSADQGETPPHEILVIKTSVSSQTTLKTLLGGIKGSIGEALEHQHLPFRKMVEPLHLDYTGHGLPVVNTIASFAPIHPGPLGNRVAADTVFRFDRQNHSIELEISFDGQRYERAFMEQAADHLVRLLSMLLFQPDLEFGQVDMLFPVEREMLLKGFNDTETEFERGKTIHGLFEEQAEHRPDNVAVVMNERQLTYRELNERSNRLARKLREKGVEADQLVAILVERSLDMVVGILAILKAGGAFVPVDPDYPEERIRFIIEDSGAPLLLIQKHLHEKTDFEGTRLELDDFVWSDSGAESTGVLDASNLEPASGPNDLAYVIYTSGTTGKPKGVMLEHRGLVSLKLMFADRLSITEHDRIVQFASLSFDASCWEVFKALYFGAALYIPTAETILDNRLFESYMNEHAITAAILPPTYSAYLNPDRLPSLTKLVTGGSAVSAEFVQQWKEKVHYFNAYGPTEASIVTTLWDADEQQPERRVIPIGRPLSNHRIFILDAHLQLVPPGVDGELCVAGVGLARGYLNQPELTAEKFVEHPFAPGERLYRTGDLARWLPDGNIEYRGRIDHQVKIRGYRIEIGEIEEQLLKIAAMQEAVVLARDDANGHKQLVAYYVAETRLAAHELKEQLAKQLPGYMIPSYLVQLSRMPLTPNGKIDRKVLPAPEEAATGGTEYVAPRTLLEMKIARVWQDTLGIPQVGVKDNFFELGGNSLSLIRLVQAVYDETGIEIPLNRQFHHVTVEAMAFGEEDLGLDKGGDSFIKLNKTGDLNVFCFPPGSGFGIGYRELASRLDGRFVLYGIDFIDDVIDYEAMLNRYVDEIVRIQPEGPYVLLGYCFGGNLTFEVAKSMERRGYSVTDVLMVDSWIKDTLTPYETSEKELEEMLADFDEEEKELMSNPLVRERVHRKIKATLTYEAQLINSGTITARIYELIAKDSEAFRLEHQLPSWQRTTTQAYADYRLEGAHEELLELTRVDETAVVIRDILVQIKQQIDAEAGVLHGS, encoded by the coding sequence ATGAAATCTTTATTTGAAAAGGAAGAACGGTACTGGAGCGGCAAGTTTGACGCAGATGATAGCCTGAGCTTCCTTCCATACAGTCAATCCTCCAAATTATTCGAGGGCGGGGAATCTGCGGCTGAGCCGGACTTGCTTCACCGTACTCTGCCGAGCGAACTCTCGGAGAGAATCATTGGCCTCGCCAGCGGTTCGGATTTGGCTCTGTACATGATTGTTTTGGCAGGAGTCAAAAGCCTGCTGTTCAAATATACCGGGCGGGACCAAGTGCTTGTCGGCATGCCTTCGTATAGCGCAGACCAGGGCGAGACGCCGCCGCATGAAATCTTGGTGATCAAGACATCGGTAAGCAGCCAGACTACGCTGAAAACGCTGCTTGGGGGCATCAAAGGCTCCATCGGCGAGGCGCTGGAGCATCAGCACCTGCCTTTTCGAAAAATGGTGGAGCCGCTCCATTTGGACTATACGGGGCATGGCCTCCCGGTCGTCAACACCATCGCATCCTTCGCCCCGATTCATCCGGGACCGCTGGGTAACCGTGTGGCGGCTGATACCGTTTTTCGCTTCGACCGCCAAAACCACTCCATCGAGCTGGAAATAAGCTTTGACGGACAGCGGTACGAGCGGGCATTTATGGAGCAGGCGGCCGACCATCTTGTTCGTTTGCTGTCCATGCTTTTATTTCAGCCAGATCTGGAGTTTGGACAAGTCGATATGCTGTTCCCAGTCGAGAGGGAGATGCTGCTCAAGGGATTTAATGACACCGAAACCGAGTTCGAGCGGGGGAAAACGATTCATGGCTTGTTCGAAGAACAGGCGGAGCATCGCCCGGATAACGTGGCCGTCGTCATGAACGAGCGGCAATTGACCTACCGCGAGCTGAACGAGCGATCCAACCGCCTTGCGCGGAAGCTGCGGGAAAAAGGAGTAGAAGCAGACCAGCTGGTAGCGATTCTGGTCGAACGCTCGCTTGATATGGTCGTCGGCATTCTGGCAATTCTCAAAGCGGGCGGAGCCTTCGTGCCTGTCGATCCCGACTACCCGGAGGAGCGCATCCGCTTCATTATCGAGGATTCAGGCGCACCGTTATTGCTGATTCAAAAACATCTGCACGAGAAGACCGACTTTGAAGGAACACGCCTTGAATTAGACGATTTTGTTTGGAGCGATAGCGGGGCGGAATCCACTGGTGTGCTGGATGCTTCGAATCTGGAGCCGGCCAGCGGTCCGAATGATCTGGCTTATGTCATCTATACATCAGGTACGACGGGCAAACCCAAAGGGGTCATGCTGGAGCATCGTGGTTTGGTCAGCTTGAAGCTGATGTTCGCGGACAGGCTGAGCATCACGGAGCATGACCGGATCGTTCAATTCGCCAGCCTGTCATTCGACGCGTCCTGCTGGGAAGTGTTCAAAGCGCTCTATTTTGGCGCGGCTTTGTACATCCCGACGGCCGAGACGATTCTCGACAACCGCCTGTTCGAGAGTTATATGAACGAGCATGCGATTACGGCGGCGATTTTGCCTCCGACGTACAGCGCATATTTGAACCCGGACCGCCTTCCCAGCTTAACGAAGCTTGTAACGGGAGGTTCGGCGGTATCGGCCGAATTTGTGCAGCAGTGGAAGGAGAAGGTCCACTATTTCAATGCTTACGGGCCTACCGAAGCTTCGATTGTTACGACGCTTTGGGATGCGGATGAGCAGCAGCCGGAGCGCAGAGTCATTCCGATTGGGCGCCCGCTGTCTAATCACCGGATTTTTATTTTGGATGCCCACCTGCAACTTGTGCCTCCGGGAGTGGACGGAGAGCTGTGCGTGGCAGGCGTGGGGCTTGCGAGAGGTTACCTGAACCAACCAGAGCTGACGGCAGAGAAATTTGTGGAACATCCGTTTGCCCCGGGAGAACGCCTTTACCGGACGGGAGATCTCGCCCGCTGGCTGCCGGACGGCAACATCGAATACCGGGGGCGGATCGATCATCAGGTGAAAATCCGCGGCTACCGGATCGAAATCGGCGAGATTGAAGAGCAGCTGCTGAAGATCGCCGCCATGCAAGAAGCGGTGGTGCTCGCCCGCGACGACGCGAACGGCCATAAGCAGCTTGTCGCTTACTACGTTGCGGAAACGAGGCTGGCGGCGCATGAACTCAAGGAGCAGCTCGCCAAGCAGCTTCCGGGATATATGATTCCTTCGTACCTCGTGCAGCTTTCGCGGATGCCGCTGACCCCGAACGGGAAAATCGACCGCAAAGTGCTACCCGCGCCAGAGGAAGCCGCCACTGGAGGAACGGAATATGTCGCGCCGAGAACGCTGCTCGAGATGAAGATTGCCCGTGTCTGGCAGGATACACTTGGCATTCCACAGGTTGGCGTAAAGGATAACTTTTTTGAGCTGGGAGGCAATTCCTTAAGTCTGATTAGGCTCGTTCAAGCCGTTTACGATGAAACGGGCATCGAGATACCGCTGAATCGCCAATTCCATCATGTAACCGTTGAAGCCATGGCTTTTGGAGAGGAGGATCTGGGTCTGGATAAAGGGGGAGACTCCTTCATTAAGCTAAATAAAACAGGGGATCTGAACGTGTTCTGCTTCCCTCCAGGCAGCGGCTTCGGCATCGGTTACCGAGAGCTTGCAAGCAGACTAGACGGCCGATTCGTGCTTTACGGCATTGATTTTATCGACGATGTCATCGATTACGAGGCCATGCTGAACCGTTATGTGGATGAGATTGTTCGTATCCAGCCTGAAGGACCTTACGTGCTGCTGGGTTACTGCTTCGGAGGCAACCTGACGTTCGAGGTAGCCAAATCGATGGAAAGAAGAGGGTATTCCGTAACGGACGTGCTCATGGTGGACTCGTGGATCAAGGACACACTCACACCTTATGAAACGTCTGAGAAAGAGCTTGAAGAAATGCTTGCGGATTTCGACGAAGAAGAGAAGGAATTAATGAGCAATCCGCTCGTGCGGGAGCGTGTTCATCGGAAGATCAAAGCCACCTTGACGTACGAAGCGCAGCTTATTAATTCAGGAACGATAACTGCCCGGATTTACGAACTGATTGCGAAGGACAGCGAAGCGTTCCGCCTGGAGCACCAGTTGCCGTCCTGGCAGAGGACAACGACGCAAGCTTACGCCGATTACCGGCTGGAGGGCGCACACGAGGAGTTACTGGAACTCACGCGCGTGGACGAAACGGCCGTTGTCATCCGTGACATCTTAGTGCAAATCAAGCAGCAGATCGATGCGGAGGCCGGGGTCCTGCATGGGAGCTGA